The following proteins are co-located in the Apium graveolens cultivar Ventura chromosome 5, ASM990537v1, whole genome shotgun sequence genome:
- the LOC141724412 gene encoding rop guanine nucleotide exchange factor 7-like — protein MQLSSEEGKKDCGFGSPDAGGSSISQYVDISTPPRRSSSARNSGETKAKERSLAALLGGWPNHKAQLPEESSVETKTSLPDCSFEAKNMRSQVSEMEKMKERFAKLMLGEDMSGSGKGVCTALAISNAITNLSATTFGQLWRLEPLPSEKKLMWRREMEALLSVCNHIVEFVPSWQRFHDGSEVEVMARRPRADLYTDLPALRKLDNMILEILDRFTSTEFWYIEPGNIAYNDDLSASFRKTMQHQEEKWWLPVPRVPSGGLLEDTRKQLNHIRDCAKQILKAAIAINNMALAEMEIPESYLESLPKNARTCLGDFIYRYITSEHFSLDCLLDCLELSTEHSSLEMANRIEASIHVWRRNPHFGSPSNTTNFSTTKSSWEMVKDLIIDEDKTDLFAGRAESLLRTLKQKFPCLSLTTLDSSKIQCNKDIGKSILESYSRVLENLSYNIVARVDDLLYVDNLTRQCDSLSSISKANVITRKRITVLYPLSVSGTPYKSACATPKFSPAKIVNSPSKAERTPLRDGNNSSRITHRGFGVRKVLSNYLGCDANVNSCASDQQGSNSVARKSVKMQASSKQKENLEPQNEL, from the exons ATGCAGCTGTCCAGTGAAGAAGGTAAAAAAGATTGCGGGTTTGGGTCACCTGATGCTGGTGGTAGTTCGATATCTCAATATGTTGATATAAGTACACCGCCAAGGCGATCAAGCTCAGCAAGAAATTCAGGTGAGACTAAGGCTAAAGAACGTTCTTTGGCAGCCTTACTAGGTGGTTGGCCTAACCACAAGGCTCAACTGCCAGAAGAAAGCTCAGTCGAAACCAAAACCAGTTTGCCTGATTGCAGTTTTGAGGCAAAAAACATGAGATCACAAGTATCTG AAATGGAGAAAATGAAAGAAAGATTTGCAAAACTAATGCTTGGCGAAGACATGTCTGGAAGTGGTAAAGGGGTTTGCACAGCTTTGGCAATTTCTAATGCCATCACTAATCTTTCCG CTACAACATTCGGCCAACTGTGGAGATTGGAACCATTGCCTTCTGAGAAGAAATTGATGTGGAGAAGAGAGATGGAGGCTCTTCTTTCTGTTTGCAATCACATTGTTGAATTTGTACCCTCTTGGCAGAGGTTTCATGATGGAAGTGAAGTTGAG GTAATGGCTCGTAGACCTCGTGCAGATCTTTATACGGACCTCCCAGCACTTCGCAAGCTAGACAACATGATCCTT GAAATCTTAGACAGGTTCACCAGCACAGAGTTTTGGTACATCGAACCAGGGAACATAGCCTACAATGATGATTTGTCAGCCTCCTTTCGCAAAACTATGCAGCACCAAGAGGAGAAATGGTGGCTTCCTGTGCCTCGTGTACCCTCTGGTGGTCTTCTTGAAGATACAAGGAAGCAATTGAACCACATACGTGACTGTGCAAAGCAAATACTGAAAGCTGCCATAGCTATCAACAACATGGCCTTAGCTGAGATGGAAATTCCAGAATCATACTTGGAAAGTCTTCCAAAG AATGCAAGAACTTGTCTAGGAGATTTCATCTACCGTTATATCACTTCAGAACACTTCTCATTAGACTGCTTGCTAGATTGCCTTGAGTTGTCTACTGAACATTCCTCCTTAGAGATGGCTAATCGCATTGAGGCATCAATTCACGTATGGCGCAGAAATCCCCATTTTGGTAGCCCCTCAAATACTACAAACTTTTCTACAACGAAATCATCTTGGGAGATGGTTAAAGATCTGATAATTGACGAAGATAAGACGGATTTGTTTGCTGGAAGGGCTGAAAGCCTTTTGCGAACCTTAAAACAAAAGTTTCCTTGCTTAAGCCTGACTACACTTGACAGCAGCAAGATACAGTGCAATAAG GACATTGGAAAATCCATATTGGAGAGCTACTCAAGAGTCCTGGAGAATCTGTCATACAATATTGTTGCACGTGTTGACGATTTGTTATATGTAGATAACCTGACTAGGCAGTGTGATAGCCTCTCTTCAATTTCTAAAGCAAACGTGATAACCCGCAAAAGGATTACAGTCCTATATCCACTGTCTGTCTCAGGCACTCCTTACAAGTCCGCTTGTGCAACACCAAAATTTTCACCAGCAAAGATAGTAAATAGTCCTTCCAAGGCTGAAAGAACTCCACTTCGTGATGGAAACAACAGCAGTAGGATCACTCATCGCGGCTTTGGGGTAAGAAAAGTATTGTCTAACTATCTTGGTTGTGATGCAAATGTTAATAGCTGCGCCAGTGATCAACAAGGTTCAAATTCTGTTGCTAGAAAAAGTGTGAAGATGCAAGCATCAAGCAAGCAGAAGGAAAATCTTGAGCCTCAAAATGAGTTATAA